The Pseudanabaena sp. PCC 6802 genomic interval AGGAAAAGGCGCAGGCAAAGCTCAAAGAAATTAATCAGGCACGGGATCGGTTGCGATCGCACCAGTCGCACCAGTCGCACCAGTCGCACCAATCGCACCAATCTAACGGTCACGCCCAGCAACCGCACGATCGATCGCACGCCCAGTCAAACACCCAGTCAAACGCCCAATCAAACGCCCAATCCGCCAGATCGCACGCCCAATCGCAGCATTATTATTCGCAGCCGCGCCAAAGTTACCAAACTTACCAACAGCATTATTGGCAGCGCGATCGCCAAGATCGCCAGCATCACGATCGCCAAGATCGCCAGCATCACGATCGCCAGCATCACGATCGGTCTCAGGAGCGATCGCAGTCCAAGACAACTTCGGCCTACCAGCAGAGCTATCAGCAAGCTAAAGCTGCCTACCAAAAAGCTCAGGAAGCACGGCAGCAGCAGGCACGACAAACCTATGAAGCGGAACAGGCAGAGCGCAAAGCTAGGCAGCAGGCTCAGCAAGAAACTCAGCGGCAAGCTCAGCCACAACAGCCAAAGCACGATCGCGATCGCGAAAACAATTACAATCAACGTCCCGATCTCAGTGGTGCTAACTTTAGCGGTGCTAACCTGAGCGAACGGGATTTATCAGGGCGTAACCTTAGCCATGCCAACCTCAGTCATGCCGATCTCAAAGATGCCTTTTTGCATCGGATTAATTTAAATAGCGCTAATTTGCATAAGGCTAATCTTTTCAGGGCAAACCTCCTGCAAGCCGATCTGCGCAATGCTAACCTGCGCGAAGCTAACTTAATTGGAGCCGATCTCAGCGGTGCCGACCTGAGCGGTGCCGATCTAACTGGTGCCCAGATTAAGGTTGCGGATCGGCTCATGGTTAAGCTGACGGGTGCTAATCTCACCGACACGATCATGCCCGACGGCAGAATTCACGATCGCGGCTAATTTGTAATTGTTTTGGAACTTCGATCCATCCATTCTGCGATCGCGTACTAATTGCAACACAAATTGCAATATGGAATCGTGACAAATGTAATGGTTAGACAATGACACTTAGTAGATGCGAGCGATCTCCTGGTTTTGATAACTTAAATCCATTCAAGCGCTGTTTACCTTTACGGCAATCTGCTAATTGACTCTAGGAAATTGAGAGTAGGACTGCCAAATTAACAAAGAGAAGAAAATCATGTTGAAAAACTTTTGGTATGCTTGCGAATTTAGTTCGGCTATTACGAGCAAACCCAAACAAATTAAGCTATTGAACCAGGAGTTCGTTCTCTATCGCAATTCCCAAGGACAGATTATCGCTTTCAAAGATCGGTGCCCTCATCGAGGCGCAGCTCTTTCACAAGGATGGAGCGATCGCGACTGTATCAGATGCCCCTATCACGGTTGGAAATTTCAGGCGGATGGGGCTTGCATTGAGATTCCTTCAAACGAGGACGGAGAACTGATTCCTCACAAAGCTCGCCTGGATGCCTATCCGGCGCAAGAGAAATATGGTTTTGTCTGGCTGTTCTGGGGAGATTTACCTGAATCGGAATGCCGTCCTCTCCCATCATTTCCAGAAATCAACAAATCGACATATCGACTCGTTCAAACTGAATTGACATCAACTGCTCACTACACGCGCCTATTAGAAAACCATATCGATGCGATCCACCCTGCTTTTGTCCACCCTACCGCCTTTGGTAGCGGACTAGCAGACAATCCCAGATTTTCCAAGTTTGACCTGCAAATGCAAGATTGGGGAGCGACTGCCTCTTTTTATAATAAGAAATATCTACCCAAAGGCTTTTTGTGGACTTATATTTCCAAACTAATCCCATCGGAGATTAAGATAACCATCGCCTTTCACCTTCCCAACATCGTATGCGTTGATATTGATGAGGGAAAGTTGGTTGTATATCTTATCCCCGTTCCCCATGACGACAATACAGCCACAACCAAATCAATTCTATGTCGGCAGTTTTTAACCTCTGCTTGGGCAGACGGCATTTTCCGGAAGCTGGTTTTAAAAGCCCACCAGGAAGACGGTCAGATCGTAGAATCCCAACATCCCAAGGTAATGCCCCATGATCTAGAGGAAGAAGTTCATGTTTCCTCCGATGCGCTGTCGATCGCCTATCGCGAGCTTCTCAAAAAAGCCATCGATATGGGTTGGGGAATTGAACGCAAGTCTCGCGATGCGTTTAATTTTGCAGTGCGAAGTCCAAACTGGGAAAAGTCCAAACTGTCCGAAGTTCAAAAATAGTATGAGAATTGTCCTCATGTTAAGATTTTTTAAGGATAGATCGGAGCAATCTTTCTTTTCTCCATTATTTCGTCAAGTCGCAATCTTCATTGGCCGCATTCTTTTGCATTTATTGCGGCTACAGATGCTGCGGGCAACCCA includes:
- a CDS encoding pentapeptide repeat-containing protein; amino-acid sequence: MHDLEQCYRILGLESGASLEEVNQAYKDLAFIWHPDRIPNDNPRLQEKAQAKLKEINQARDRLRSHQSHQSHQSHQSHQSNGHAQQPHDRSHAQSNTQSNAQSNAQSARSHAQSQHYYSQPRQSYQTYQQHYWQRDRQDRQHHDRQDRQHHDRQHHDRSQERSQSKTTSAYQQSYQQAKAAYQKAQEARQQQARQTYEAEQAERKARQQAQQETQRQAQPQQPKHDRDRENNYNQRPDLSGANFSGANLSERDLSGRNLSHANLSHADLKDAFLHRINLNSANLHKANLFRANLLQADLRNANLREANLIGADLSGADLSGADLTGAQIKVADRLMVKLTGANLTDTIMPDGRIHDRG
- a CDS encoding aromatic ring-hydroxylating oxygenase subunit alpha, with protein sequence MLKNFWYACEFSSAITSKPKQIKLLNQEFVLYRNSQGQIIAFKDRCPHRGAALSQGWSDRDCIRCPYHGWKFQADGACIEIPSNEDGELIPHKARLDAYPAQEKYGFVWLFWGDLPESECRPLPSFPEINKSTYRLVQTELTSTAHYTRLLENHIDAIHPAFVHPTAFGSGLADNPRFSKFDLQMQDWGATASFYNKKYLPKGFLWTYISKLIPSEIKITIAFHLPNIVCVDIDEGKLVVYLIPVPHDDNTATTKSILCRQFLTSAWADGIFRKLVLKAHQEDGQIVESQHPKVMPHDLEEEVHVSSDALSIAYRELLKKAIDMGWGIERKSRDAFNFAVRSPNWEKSKLSEVQK